In a single window of the Arachis hypogaea cultivar Tifrunner chromosome 6, arahy.Tifrunner.gnm2.J5K5, whole genome shotgun sequence genome:
- the LOC112805494 gene encoding uncharacterized protein, which yields MIGLMKKYGIIHKVETAYYLQRNGQAEVSNREIKRILEKIVKPHKMDWSSRLGDALWAYRTVYKTPIGMSTFRLVYKKVFHLPVVVEHKAYWAMKECNSRLGGAKIERKLPMEELECLRLEAYENSRLYKEKVKAVHDKNIKRREFRAGDQALLYNSRLRLMSVKLRSRWDGPYMVEKVEPYGVVYLSHPSSPTLFKVNGHRLKLYHGVKVKNNKEMKIFLLKDPAREED from the coding sequence ATGATAGGGTTGATGAAGAAATATGGCATCATTCACAAGGTGGAGACGGCTTACTATCTCCAAAGAAATggccaagccgaggtgtctaatagAGAGATCAAGCGCATACTCGAGAAGATTGTTAAACCTCATAAAATGGACTGGAGCTCTAGGCTTGGAGATGCGCTATGGGCTTATCGGACAGTTTACAAGACACCCATCGGCATGAGTACATTCCGCTTAGTCTACAAAAAGGTTTTTCACCTTCCGGTAGTGGTGGAACACAAAGCTTACTGGGCTATGAAGGAATGCAACTCAAGATTGGGAGGAgccaaaattgaaagaaaattacCAATGGAGGAATTAGAGTGCCTTCGGCTAGAAGCGTATGAAAACTCAAGGCTCTACAAAGAAAAGGTGAAGGCGGTACATGACaagaacatcaagagaagagagtttagagCTGGGGATCAAGCCCTTCTCTATAACTCAAGGTTGAGATTAATGTCGGTTAAATTGAGGTCAAGATGGGATGGACCCTACATGGTCGAGAAGGTTGAACCGTATGGAGTTGTCTATCTAAGTCACCCCTCAAGCCCTACCTTATTCAAAGTCAATGGCCACcgtttaaagctatatcatggtgtgAAAGTAAAGAACAACAAGGAGATGaagatcttcctcttgaaggatcCGGCAAGGGAAGAGGACTGA